The DNA sequence agatgaatattttaataggagtgagaaaaagtggttgagtgtattaattagagggagaaagttaccaaaaaagaaaatgtgtcatcttagttgggacagactaaaaaggaaaatgtgtcattttaaacgggacggagggagtagaaatgaaatgagagtTCTAAGGGAACTGGACTAAGATGGTAAAATGGAACTTCTAATGGACATCGGAGGGAGTGATATTTTGGAACTTTATAACTTACTCATACTCACATTTAGCTTTCTTTAAACTACCtcgtttttttaaatttagcggaggaaataagattaaaacttttatgaaataaagttAGACATGCCCAAAAAGCTTATTCAAATACTGGGCTTACGTGTTACAAATCGTGTTTGTTACTTTGGgcttttctttcattttttaaatttgattctGCATAGATGGGCCAAAAAGTGGATTGGGCCTTGCTATATATATACGGCAAGGGGCTACATACCAGTCAGTTATGCAATaaaagatatttaaaaataattgttattgcattcattaaattgtacttcctccgtcccaagatattagagccctttcttttgggcacaagAATTTAGGAGATGCTATTTAGTGGTGTAAGTGGAGTTGatagtaaagtaaatttttatcataaatagaaatggcTCAAATATGCTGGGACATCCAAAAATGAATAAgggtctaatatgttgggacgaatggagtactCTTTTCACACTATATTTTTCGGCTCGAACTCGgcatgaattttttaaaatatacataaaaatgggttgaaaaagttcgttgaatattaatttcatttttatattccatcCATACCGTAGAaacaaatactagtagtattttttttttttttaacgtTCTATAGATAATAGATATCTGATTATGAAAATCTTATAATTCTTCTTGCTTTATCAGTTGTGGACTCTACCTTCCactaatgttattttaattatatcttcttttttttttactaactatacattaaaatttgtagcTAAATTACTTATTGTGATGTACCAAAGAAAGTATATTGTAATGTACCAAAGAAAgtatattagtttataatatgTCTATGATGTTAGTGATAAGCAAGAACAGTTATAGTGAATGTGgtatttattataaacatCTATTATTgacaaaattgagaaattttaTTATGGACGGAAGGAATATTATTCAAACATACTCATAGATCACAGAGAAATGCTTAGCTTCCATTTACTACGACGACGGCTCATGCTCCGAGTCACAAAAATCGTTGTTACTTATTTTTTGCACTCTCACGTAAAAAATTCTAGATTAGGCAACCGATTCAATCCATATAAACTATTCCAAAATCCATTAGGGTCCGTTTGATACacgaaatttgaattttaatgagaagGAATTGAATGAAAGTGCATTCACATTTCACATTTTGATCCGGCTAGTAAGCTTTAGAGATTAGGTATTCTCGTAAGAATAATCGAGCTAATGCTATCGGTGCCATAGatgaaaatcaaaacataagaCAAACTAAATAATTCACCAAAGTATTATGTAAAATTCAACCCCTCTGTAGAGCAATGACAATTGCCTACTTTTCACCTGACAGTGTGACTTGTAACGACAATTCACGCGGTCAAGTGTAATGTTCTGACCCCTCTGGATTACGATTGACTAGACCGTGTGGAACGTTGTGACATCCCAACTAACCAAATGGGGTGTTCCGACTCCGATTCGCACCACATACACGGACCACGTTTACTACTCACAAAATGCACAAGCCACGTGAGCCTTattgtcttttattttctccattctTCTCTCTAATTCGTTCGCGCTGTGCTTTCACCTCAATTCGCGACCTATGATGAGAATTTACAACCAATATGAGTCTAATAGCATGTACAAGTTCATGAAACCTAAGGAGTGAGATGACCTATCTGATTTACATCACAGTTAACCATGGCCAAGATGGATTATTAAAAATCTTTGGAgtatagaaaaagaaaagaaaaaggtgaTGAAATTTCGGTATAATCAGTTAATCTGTAtgaactatgaagaaactgtTTTCtaatatcatggaaaacaGAGTATAAGAAATGACAAATGAGAGGATTTGCAAATAGAGAGCCATCCATTGcttcatgaaaatatttatctcAACAGaacatgaaaaaatgataagtaCTTACATGCTCTCAACAACCTTGATTTTGAGATGGCGATGGTTGTGCCACTCCGAATCAATATGTAGTTCCCGGCAATCTTTAATTTCCAACCGTTTTAATTGAGTGAGACTCTTCAGAGCATTCACTGAGGGCAGACTCCTCACCTTTTTGCAGCCATGTATGCTCAACTTCGATAGACACGAGAGGTCCCCGAACCACAGGGGAAATTCTTGTACCCCTACATTCTCCAACTTCAAACTATCAAGAGCAGTGAGATGCTGAATTGATTGGGGCAGCCACTCACAGTTTTCCACCCCTCTTAACTTTAACCGAGAAAGTGAGTCGCGACATCCTTCCAATAAGGCATCAACTGTGTGTTCAATGGCATCACAATCCTCCCTTGACCAGTTCACACTCACATCTATCACTAATTTAGACAAGCTGCCTAAACCCGAACTCTCAACACTACCGGCAGCCATCAAGTTAGGAACACCTACTATTCTCAACTCATTGAGACGAGTAGATGATTTAGAGAGACAGTCAATCAGCATTGGTAGATTCTTTAGGCTTCTTAATTCCTCCAATTGGAGAAACTCTATTGTGGGCGCCCACAAATCTAGCATTTGAGGTGGCAATTCCACCAGCTCTCGGCACCTTATAATACTCAAGCGATGGAGGACTCCTCGATGTTGTCCTGTTCCGCCCATTGGATTCCCAATCGACTTCAGATTTTTGCAGTCTTCTATAGTCAATTGATCAAGTGAATTGAGGGTGTCCAGTCCATCTGGTAATGCTCTCAACAAACGACATTCGCTTATCTCCAAATATGAGAGGTTGGGATTGTTATAGAATAAGCAATCTGGTAGACATTCCAATCTCTCTAATCGTTTTATACGGAGGGACCttaaatttaatgaagaaTTTACGAACCTCACCTTTTTCAGTCCCAACAAACAAAGACTTTTGAGATTCGGCAAGTGCTCCACCATTGGGATTTCCTCAATTTCTGAGCAGCTCGAGAGTGATATCCCAATCAAGTTGTGAAGTGGTACCCAAGAGCCTCGAGGCCCATCACGTACCGCCATCTTCTCACACCATGATCCAAGTCTTTTGCCTTGGAATCCAAAAATTGCCAACGTCCGCAAATTTGCATGAGGTTGCAGGCCTTCCAACACACTCTCAtcatttctctcattttctttctcaGCACTCCAAGAAAACTTCAAATGAAATAAGTTTGGATTCTCAAATATGTTTGCTTTAAGTGCCTCTTCCTTGTCACGCACCCTTTCAAGATTTCCAATATATAATTCTCCTTTAAGACTCTTCAAACTTCCAAGCTCTTCAATTTGGTAGCCTTTCTCTTTGCCCACTTTAAAATATGGTAGTGTTTGGAGACTAGTTAATCTCCCAATCTCGGCAGGAAACTCTATCTCTGAATCAATGGCGATATAAAGATGCCTTAAGttaatcaaatatttcaaCGTACTTGGTAATTTCTTTAGTACCCATGAGTCTGCTCTTAATGTCTGCAAGTGATGGAGTGTATTGATCCACTCCGGCAAGTTTCTAATTATTGTACATGAAATATCAAGATTTCTCAAATGTATCAACTTCCTTAGTGATTTGGGCAACTCGGTATAATCACCACCATAAAGAGTTAGATTACGCAAACATTTGAAGTCTGGGAACATGTTACCATAACGTACACCTCTTGAGAAAAATGTACGCAAATGCGTGGCTACTTCTTTGGGAATAGTACTTGATCTTTCTTCGAGAAACATGTATCGAACTGGTGTGATAacatgtgcattattagataaAACAGAAGATGCAAGATCATGCACAAGATCGTGCAtcacacattttctaacattTCCATCTTTATCTCTTTGTGCAACTTGCAACAAAGAGTTGTGTAGAAGCACATTAAATAACATGTTGCCTACAGACTCCATGTCATATCTTCGGCTTGGTTGAAGAAACCCCTCTGCCATCCATAGTTCAATCAGCTCCTGCTTCACGATTTCTTGACCTTTGGGGAAAACCGAACAATACGCAAAGCATTTCTTGAGTGATGGTGGCGACAGATCATCAAAGCtcaattttagtatattttttatattttgaccTCCTTCTTCATCTGAAAGCCAATTTTCACTCATGAAATGCCACTCTTCTACGGACTTATAACGGAGCACACCCCCGACTACATTGGCATCTAAGGGCAAACCCTGACATGCTTTTGCAATCTTTCTTCCAATCATCTCAAATCCCGATGGAACTTCTCCATTTCCATCAAAATTTTTTGCTTTGATTATGTACCAGCAATCATCATCTGATAATCCATTTAAATGATGAATTTCAAGCGGGATAACAATCGAAGCAACCTTTTCTTTCCTTGTGGTGATGATAATGCCATTTTCCTTAGTAGAAGTGACTCCTGAAATGGAATTTATAAAGTCTTCCCACTTAGGAATATCTTCATTCCAGATATcatcaagaacaagaagaaaGGTTTTCGCCACGAGAGCTTCTTGAAGCTTTTTCAAGATAACTTCCCTACTCTGAATCCCATCACCAATATCTGGTGTCAATGTCAAAaggatttttcttaaaagaaGGATGGGATCAAAAGTTTGAGAAACATGAACCCAAATATGTGATCCGAATCGAGCCTTTACTCTTTCATGATTAAATACTTTCCTAGTCAACGTAGTCTTCCCCAAACCCCCCATTCCCACAAGAGCAAGGATTGAGAAGATCCGTTCCTTTGGGCGGGTTTGGGTGAGCAAGTCAACTAGTTTAGGCACATCATCATCTCTTCCAATAAAGATTGGATCAAGACTGAACGAATCAGTCTCCAACGAAGTATGAGCAGCAAGAACAGGAGCATTCACAACCATGCTTTGAAGGCCAAGATCTGATGCCCTTTTATTCATAGCCTCAAAAGTGGtattgatttgtttgattgtATGAGCCATATTATGCCTACGTGAAACACGATTAAAGGATGAGAAGGACGATATTACCTTATCCTTCGCTTTGGGTGCCATCATTTTCTTGACTTTTTTGTGGAGAAAATGATAGCTGAGTTCGTCCAAGACATTATCCGCATCGAAAGCCACAGCTTCAAGCTCCCCCAACCAGATCTTGACAGCATGTTGGGTGATGGACTTGTTCTCAGCGTCGCTCAAGTAGGCTTGAATCATCCCCAAAGTCCTCTGCAGCTGTCGGGCATCTTCATCGAGGCCTCGAACTAGAAAGTACTCTTCTTTGGCTGCGGTAGACACACCACCATCCATGGTTTTGCAGAGAGAGAATATGTTTAAGTTTCTTCTTTGGGAAGATGAATGCTTGTAAATGTGAACCTGAGCATGAAAGACCAATATACAATAGCATAAGTCCAACAGTTCGTATATGACAAAAACAAGAATTAAGCTCCTTGTTTGTAACGACTTTGAATAGATAAAGAAACATCCAGCTGCTCTCAATGCCTACCTGGATTTGGAAGCACAATGGATTGGATAGACATGTTTACAAATCTTCTAATGTTTAGCACAAAGTTTTTTGTGGGCTAAATTACATTGTGCTTCAAACAATCATATTTGGGGCTCAAATTATTTAACATGAAAGACAACCAACACTGATCTGGCCTTAGTAAGTGATAAAATTTGGGGataaaatttggttaaattcaAGTTGGTCCAGTGAAGTTTGCAAATTgactattaaattatgaagttttaatttttttctcaattgtctcATCATTATACAAAACGAAGTTGTTCTTCCAACATTCAATTTGGCACATCAGCATATCTTCCAATAAAGATCAGATCCAGACTAAACGAAACAAGATTAAAGGATAAGAAGCATGACAGTACCTTATCCCCTTGGCTTTTTggttcttcatttttttccacttttgtGGAGAAGATGATAGCTAAGTTCATCAATGACATTATCAGCATCGAAGGCCAGAGTTTCGAGTTCCCTCAACCAGATCTTGACAGCAACATGAGTGATGAATTTCTTCCGTGCATCACTCAAATATAACTAATCTGTTTTTACAACCATTCTGAATCCCTAAACCGATTAAACTCATGGATTCTTCATCGATGTTATCAATCATTCTCTCAGTTAAAGAGACATTAAGGAAAAGACAAATTATTCACAATCATTCTCTCAGTTAGAGAGGCATTGAGGAAAAGACAAATTATTCACTACAATAGATGCATCAATACATAGCAATTTAATAGGAATACTCATAGCCAAAGttcgtccataaaaatttatcTAGATTCATGTGGGAACAACATACAAATCAGCCAATCATCCAAAACATggaaatactataaataatcaaaaccaGTGAAATCATGGAGTGCTCGATGTGAAGATCAAGGCATGTTCTGGAGTTGGTGTGAATCTACTTAAGATTTCCCATTTCCTCCTTCCTTGTGTTCTGCATCAAAAAAAGTTGCTATAAGATATAGTTAATGAAGCTTATCCCTTTCTTTCACGTTTGGAGGAGATGAATTTAAAGCGCTACCATTACATgtgtagtactataataaaatcatgagatttaacaTATTACTACAATGCttaagaatttaaatttggatacttctaacttaattttttttttaatttggaattttttgaaataatgtaaaacctcaaggaaaatataaaaaacagaGAGCAATATGAAATGAGAATGATACTCACTTGCTACAACATTCACACGGGTTGGCCATCGACATAGATTTTGAGATGGCTATGGTGGTTGCGCCACTTGGAATCAATATGTAGTTCCGGGCAATCTCTAATAGTAACATATAACTCTTCTAATTTAGTGAAGTGCTTCGAATCATCCACCGAACACAGACGCTTCAACTTGTGGCAACTATATGCACCAAACGATACTAGAAATGGGAGATTCCACAACCATTGCGGCAATTCTTCTACTCCTATATTCACCAAGTTTAATAGAGAAACAGAGGTGAGATATTGAATTGATTGGGGCAGCCACTCCCAATTTTCCATCCccttaaaatataattgagtGAGTGAGTTGCAGCATCCTCGCAACATCTCTTCAACAGTCTCCGCAATGCCATCACTAGCCTCGCTTGACCATTCCACACTCACATCTATATCTAATGTTCTCAAACTGCCAAGATCCCAACTCTCAACACTACCACTACCAATACTAGCACCCATCAATTTAGGAACAcctaaaatcttcaaatatgTGAGGCGAGTAGATGATCTAGCGAGGCAGTCCATTAGCATTGGTAGATTCTGTAGCCTCCCTAATCCTTCCAATTTAAGATCCTCAACTTTAGGCGCCCACGACTCCAGCATTTGACGCGGCAATTCCATTAGCTCTCCGCATTCTGTAATGTTCAGCTCACGGAGGTTCCCTTGTGATCGCATTGCTCCGCCATTTGGATTCCCAATCGATTTCAGATTCTCACAATACATAATACACAAACCCTTCAGAGAATTGAGGGTGTCCAAGCCATCCGGTAACCCTCTCAACACATGACAACTTGATATAGTCACATATGAGAGATTCTGATTGTTAAGGAATAACCATTCTGGCAGACATTCCAATCTATCTAACTCTTTTATATTGAGTGACGTTAAATGATTGGAAAAAGTATTTATAGACCTCACCTTATCCAATCTGTCCAAAAAAAGAGACTTGAGATTCGGCAAGTGCTCCAGCCTTGGGATTTCCTCAATCTCTGGGCACCAAACGAGTGTTATTTCAATCAAGTTGTCAAGTGGTACCCAAGAGCCTTGAGGCCAATCATGTACTGCCATCTTCTCGGTCCATGTTGGAAATCTTTTGCCTTGGAATCCTGTAATCATCAACTTCTTCAGATTAGCATTAGGTTCGAGGCCTTCCAAAACACTCTCATCATTTCTTTCATCTTCTCTACCGTCATCCCATTCAAACgccaaatcaaataaattaagctTCTCAAACATATTTGCTTTGAGTGCCTCTTCCTTATCACGCACCATCTCAAGATTATGAATTACTAGTGATCCTTTCAGATTATTCAAACTGCCTAGCTCTTCAATTTGGTAGCCTTTCTCTTTGCCCACTACGAAGTTAGGTAGTGTTTGGAGATTAGTTAATCTCCCAATCTCTGCTGGCAACTTTGTATGAGAGTCAATATAAAGATGCCTTAAACCAAACATGTACTTCATTGTGCTTGGCAGTTTTTCTAACTTCCAGCCTGCTCTTAATGTTTGCAAGTGATGGAGTTCACCAATCCACTGCGGCaagttttcaataattatatttgaaatattcagATTTCTCAAATGTACCAACTCCCTAATTGAATTAGGCAACTCATCATAATCACCACCGGAAAGAGTAAGATTATGCAAGCATTTGAAGTCTGAGAACTTCATACCATAAGTGTCACCATGCAAGAATAATGTACGCAAATGCTTGGCCAACTTTTTTGGAATAGGACTCGATTCTTCTTGGAGAAACATGTATCGAGCAGGTGTACTCTCATCTGCATTATTGGATAAGACAGAAGATGCAAGATCATGCACAAGATCATGCATCATACACTCTAAAACATTTCCATAATCATCTTTCTCAGCAACTTGCAACAAGGAGTTTTGAAGAAGCACATTAAAATACATGTTTCCCACATACTCCATTTCCAAGTCTTCTCTTTGGCCTGGTTGAAGAAACCCTTCTGCCATCCATAGTTCAATCAACTCCTCCTTCTCGATTTCCCAACCTTTGGGAAAAACTGAACAAAACGTGAAGCACTTCTTCAGCAACGGTGAAGATAGGTGATCAAAGCTtactttcaatatttttgaaatattttcaccTCCTTCAGCATCTAAAAGCCATTTTTCATTGATGATGTGCCACTTTTCTTCAGATTTACCGCGGAGCACTCCCCCGACTACATTGGCAGCTAAGGGCAAACCATTACATCTTTTAGCAATCTTTCTTCCAATCATCTCAAATCGGGATGGAACTtcaccatttttttcaaaagttttggCCTTTATTATGGACCAACAGTCTTCAACTGATAAGCCATTCAAATGATGAATATGAAATGGGTTAACAGTAAAAGCAACTTTTTCACTCCTGGTGGTGATCAAAATGCCATTTCCGATAGTGGAAGTAACTCCAGACATGGAATTTATAAAGTCTTCCCACATTGGAACATCTTCATTCCATACATcatcaagaacaagaagatAAGTTTTAGACTTGAGAACTTCATTAAGCATTTTCAGGATAACTTCTTTTATCTCAACTCTATCACCAGTATTTGGAATCAACGTTGAATAGATTTTGTTGAAAAGACTGATTGGAtcaaatgtttgagaaacatgaaCCCAAATAAGTGATTCGAATCGAGCCTTTAAGCTTTCATGATTAAAGACTTTCCTAGTCAACGTAGTCTTCCCCATACCCCCCATTCCGACAAGAGCAACCATGGAAA is a window from the Salvia hispanica cultivar TCC Black 2014 chromosome 1, UniMelb_Shisp_WGS_1.0, whole genome shotgun sequence genome containing:
- the LOC125210672 gene encoding putative disease resistance protein RGA3 produces the protein MDGGVSTAAKEEYFLVRGLDEDARQLQRTLGMIQAYLSDAENKSITQHAVKIWLGELEAVAFDADNVLDELSYHFLHKKVKKMMAPKAKDKVISSFSSFNRVSRRHNMAHTIKQINTTFEAMNKRASDLGLQSMVVNAPVLAAHTSLETDSFSLDPIFIGRDDDVPKLVDLLTQTRPKERIFSILALVGMGGLGKTTLTRKVFNHERVKARFGSHIWVHVSQTFDPILLLRKILLTLTPDIGDGIQSREVILKKLQEALVAKTFLLVLDDIWNEDIPKWEDFINSISGVTSTKENGIIITTRKEKVASIVIPLEIHHLNGLSDDDCWYIIKAKNFDGNGEVPSGFEMIGRKIAKACQGLPLDANVVGGVLRYKSVEEWHFMSENWLSDEEGGQNIKNILKLSFDDLSPPSLKKCFAYCSVFPKGQEIVKQELIELWMAEGFLQPSRRYDMESVGNMLFNVLLHNSLLQVAQRDKDGNVRKCVMHDLVHDLASSVLSNNAHVITPVRYMFLEERSSTIPKEVATHLRTFFSRGVRYGNMFPDFKCLRNLTLYGGDYTELPKSLRKLIHLRNLDISCTIIRNLPEWINTLHHLQTLRADSWVLKKLPSTLKYLINLRHLYIAIDSEIEFPAEIGRLTSLQTLPYFKVGKEKGYQIEELGSLKSLKGELYIGNLERVRDKEEALKANIFENPNLFHLKFSWSAEKENERNDESVLEGLQPHANLRTLAIFGFQGKRLGSWCEKMAVRDGPRGSWVPLHNLIGISLSSCSEIEEIPMVEHLPNLKSLCLLGLKKVRFVNSSLNLRSLRIKRLERLECLPDCLFYNNPNLSYLEISECRLLRALPDGLDTLNSLDQLTIEDCKNLKSIGNPMGGTGQHRGVLHRLSIIRCRELVELPPQMLDLWAPTIEFLQLEELRSLKNLPMLIDCLSKSSTRLNELRIVGVPNLMAAGSVESSGLGSLSKLVIDVSVNWSREDCDAIEHTVDALLEGCRDSLSRLKLRGVENCEWLPQSIQHLTALDSLKLENVGVQEFPLWFGDLSCLSKLSIHGCKKVRSLPSVNALKSLTQLKRLEIKDCRELHIDSEWHNHRHLKIKVVESM
- the LOC125210739 gene encoding disease resistance protein RGA2-like codes for the protein MEGASSAAIEVLLQNLIKLFKDEYSLLRGLDKDAEQLQRTLETIQAYLNDAEKKSITQESAKIWLRDLEAVAFDAENVLDELSYHLLHKKVKKMMTPKAKDKVLSCFSSFNGILRRRNMAHTIKQINTTFESMKKTAKVLGLESMVVKAPDAIAHTSIQTDSFSLDPIFIGRDDDLPKLVDMLTQIHEDQIFSMVALVGMGGMGKTTLTRKVFNHESLKARFESLIWVHVSQTFDPISLFNKIYSTLIPNTGDRVEIKEVILKMLNEVLKSKTYLLVLDDVWNEDVPMWEDFINSMSGVTSTIGNGILITTRSEKVAFTVNPFHIHHLNGLSVEDCWSIIKAKTFEKNGEVPSRFEMIGRKIAKRCNGLPLAANVVGGVLRGKSEEKWHIINEKWLLDAEGVFPKGWEIEKEELIELWMAEGFLQPGQREDLEMEYVGNMYFNVLLQNSLLQVAEKDDYGNVLECMMHDLVHDLASSVLSNNADESTPARYMFLQEESSPIPKKLAKHLRTLFLHGDTYGMKFSDFKCLHNLTLSGGDYDELPNSIRELVHLRNLNISNIIIENLPQWIGELHHLQTLRAGWKLEKLPSTMKYMFGLRHLYIDSHTKLPAEIGRLTNLQTLPNFVVGKEKGYQIEELGSLNNLKGSLVIHNLEMVRDKEEALKANMFEKLNLFDLAFEWDDGREDERNDESVLEGLEPNANLKKLMITGFQGKRFPTWTEKMAVHDWPQGSWVPLDNLIEITLVWCPEIEEIPRLEHLPNLKSLFLDRLDKVRSINTFSNHLTSLNIKELDRLECLPEWLFLNNQNLSYVTISSCHVLRGLPDGLDTLNSLKGLCIMYCENLKSIGNPNGGAMRSQGNLRELNITECGELMELPRQMLESWAPKVEDLKLEGLGRLQNLPMLMDCLARSSTRLTYLKILGVPKLMGASIGSGSVESWDLGSLRTLDIDVSVEWSSEASDGIAETVEEMLRGCCNSLTQLYFKGMENWEWLPQSIQYLTSVSLLNLVNIGVEELPQWLWNLPFLVSFGAYSCHKLKRLCSVDDSKHFTKLEELYVTIRDCPELHIDSKWRNHHSHLKIYVDGQPV